One genomic segment of Patescibacteria group bacterium includes these proteins:
- the pilO gene encoding type 4a pilus biogenesis protein PilO, with translation METKTTISPQRFNRYYTALEPLLKQPEVRAYTMMIFSFITMSFFGYFAIRPTLTTISTLTKQIDDAKLVDRKLQEKINALSSARMEYENIKPNLGLVWTALPEENKFAPFVQNLEGVATSSGTKITNLSFQTVNLSSLETTTSAAKKEISINFNLTTAGNYASLKDFINKLSYFQRLITIEGLSFSEPKSQDKTGELDLNLIGKTYYVQ, from the coding sequence ATGGAAACAAAAACAACAATATCACCGCAACGTTTTAATCGATACTACACGGCTCTTGAGCCTCTTTTGAAACAACCGGAAGTCCGTGCCTACACGATGATGATTTTTTCTTTTATCACCATGTCTTTTTTCGGCTATTTTGCGATCAGACCCACTCTGACAACCATTTCCACCCTGACGAAGCAAATCGACGACGCCAAACTTGTTGATCGAAAACTGCAGGAAAAAATTAATGCCCTCTCTTCGGCGAGAATGGAATATGAAAATATTAAACCAAACCTCGGTCTTGTCTGGACCGCTTTACCCGAAGAGAATAAATTTGCCCCTTTTGTCCAAAATTTAGAGGGCGTGGCGACTTCAAGTGGCACCAAAATCACGAACTTAAGTTTTCAGACGGTGAACCTTTCCTCGCTAGAAACAACCACCAGTGCTGCTAAAAAAGAAATATCCATTAATTTTAATCTAACAACGGCTGGCAATTACGCTAGCCTTAAGGATTTTATTAACAAACTAAGTTATTTCCAAAGATTAATAACCATTGAAGGTTTAAGTTTTAGCGAGCCAAAATCTCAAGATAAAACAGGCGAACTAGATCTTAATTTAATAGGTAAAACCTACTATGTCCAGTAA
- a CDS encoding PilN domain-containing protein, with amino-acid sequence MTDINLLASEEKKVGKFLTWVLSYGRYIIIGTEIIVLLAFLSRFKLDRELTDLHQSIADKQAIILAASDLENQVRNLQNHLIIIKKLDQQRGYPPKLLTSFETMIPTDVTLTEITINDKNIKLTAVALSNEGFRTFLNNLAASEYFSDISLDDVTKNTEGAGVNFSVSATLKST; translated from the coding sequence GTGACTGATATTAACCTGCTCGCCAGTGAAGAAAAAAAAGTCGGAAAATTTTTAACTTGGGTTTTATCTTACGGACGTTATATTATTATCGGTACCGAAATTATTGTCCTTTTGGCTTTTCTTTCCCGCTTTAAGCTTGATCGTGAATTAACGGACCTACATCAATCAATAGCTGATAAACAGGCGATTATTTTGGCCGCTTCGGACTTAGAAAACCAAGTTAGAAATCTGCAAAATCATCTGATTATTATTAAAAAATTGGATCAACAAAGGGGTTATCCGCCCAAACTTTTAACCAGTTTTGAAACGATGATCCCAACCGACGTTACCTTAACGGAAATAACGATTAATGACAAAAATATCAAGTTAACCGCGGTGGCTTTATCTAACGAAGGATTTCGAACCTTTCTTAATAACCTCGCGGCTTCTGAATATTTTAGCGACATTAGTCTTGACGACGTCACCAAAAATACCGAAGGTGCGGGTGTTAACTTTTCTGTTAGTGCGACTTTAAAAAGTACCTAA
- the rpsT gene encoding 30S ribosomal protein S20 yields the protein MPITISARKKVRQDKKRREINLKSLNLLKRVLKKARKKPSLANVQEAGSVIDRVAKKRLIHKNKASRLKSQLAKKVISQKSLKKTKK from the coding sequence ATGCCAATTACGATTTCGGCGCGCAAAAAAGTGCGTCAAGACAAAAAACGGAGAGAGATAAATTTAAAATCTCTTAATCTTTTAAAAAGGGTTTTAAAAAAAGCCAGAAAAAAACCCTCTCTTGCCAATGTTCAAGAGGCGGGTTCTGTTATTGATCGCGTGGCTAAAAAAAGATTAATTCACAAAAATAAAGCCTCTCGACTCAAAAGTCAGTTGGCTAAAAAAGTTATTTCCCAAAAATCCTTAAAAAAGACTAAAAAATAA
- the murJ gene encoding murein biosynthesis integral membrane protein MurJ, translated as MLTRCFKLITKLFSHQHQTIIGAAMVIMGTVFASRILGLLRDRMLAARFSPEELGVYFAAFRLPNLVFELLVMGAVSVAFIPVFTDYRNSKEKDKAWQLASSVINIGLLAFGLLTIPLFIFSTQICRLIAPGFNENQISQMIIFTRIMLLAQVFPLIIGNFLTGILQSFKHFLIPALAPVAYNLGIILGILFFTPVFGLYGPVFGVVLGAVLFMLIQIPLTKSLGFRYFWSFNFSDPGVREIGKLMLPRTFGLAVSQIDTTVDLILSTLLGARMVTIFSFAQHLQQLPVGLFGVTIAQAALPTLVEVKSKDNLEEFKATFLASLHQILFLVLPATAILVVLRIPIVRLVFGAARFDWAATVLTGKTLAFFSFSLFAQATIQLLARGFYALYDSKTPVIIGIVAVAVNTILSIYFIQFLKLPIWGLGLSTSVASVFNAIFLLLFLDRKVKTFNRGHLIFPAIKIFLASLITGVCLYIPMKLLDQLVFDTTKTVSLILLTGTVTIIGISVYIFLAWFFKIEEVVVFFNLAKKVTKVRQILIDTSSEVINGGNNET; from the coding sequence ATGTTAACAAGATGTTTTAAGCTTATCACCAAACTTTTTTCCCACCAGCATCAAACGATTATCGGTGCTGCCATGGTGATTATGGGAACGGTTTTTGCCTCCAGAATTTTGGGACTTTTAAGAGACAGAATGTTGGCGGCCAGATTTTCTCCAGAGGAACTGGGTGTTTATTTTGCGGCTTTTAGATTACCAAATTTAGTTTTTGAACTTTTAGTCATGGGCGCGGTTTCAGTCGCTTTTATTCCTGTTTTTACTGATTACCGTAATTCCAAAGAGAAAGATAAAGCTTGGCAGTTGGCCTCTTCGGTTATTAATATCGGCCTTTTGGCTTTTGGTTTATTGACGATTCCCCTTTTTATTTTTAGTACCCAGATTTGTCGTTTGATTGCCCCCGGTTTTAATGAAAATCAGATTTCACAGATGATTATTTTTACCAGGATTATGCTGCTAGCTCAAGTTTTTCCTCTCATTATTGGCAATTTTTTAACAGGCATTTTACAGTCTTTTAAACATTTCTTAATCCCGGCCCTGGCCCCCGTTGCCTATAATTTGGGAATCATTTTGGGGATTCTTTTCTTCACCCCAGTTTTCGGACTTTATGGTCCGGTTTTTGGCGTCGTTTTGGGAGCCGTCCTTTTCATGTTAATTCAAATACCACTGACTAAATCTTTAGGCTTCCGTTATTTTTGGTCATTTAATTTTTCCGATCCTGGCGTTAGGGAAATTGGGAAATTAATGCTGCCGAGGACTTTTGGTTTAGCTGTTTCCCAAATTGATACGACCGTTGATCTCATCTTGTCAACTCTTTTGGGCGCCAGAATGGTTACTATTTTTAGTTTTGCCCAACACTTACAACAATTACCCGTTGGTCTTTTCGGCGTGACCATTGCCCAGGCCGCCCTACCAACTCTTGTTGAGGTTAAAAGTAAAGATAATCTTGAGGAATTCAAGGCAACTTTCTTGGCCAGTTTGCATCAGATTCTTTTTCTGGTTTTACCGGCGACGGCAATTTTAGTCGTTTTGCGTATTCCCATTGTGAGACTTGTCTTTGGCGCCGCGCGTTTTGATTGGGCCGCGACGGTTTTAACGGGTAAGACTTTGGCCTTTTTCTCTTTTTCTCTTTTTGCTCAAGCCACAATTCAACTTCTGGCCAGAGGTTTTTATGCTCTTTATGACAGTAAAACGCCGGTTATAATTGGGATTGTGGCGGTGGCTGTTAATACGATCTTAAGCATCTATTTTATCCAATTTTTAAAATTGCCCATTTGGGGACTTGGTCTTTCAACTTCTGTGGCCAGCGTTTTTAACGCCATTTTCCTTTTGCTTTTCCTAGATAGAAAAGTCAAAACTTTCAATAGGGGCCATTTGATTTTTCCGGCGATCAAAATCTTTTTAGCCAGTTTAATTACCGGTGTTTGTTTATATATACCCATGAAACTTTTAGACCAATTGGTTTTTGATACGACGAAAACCGTTAGTTTAATCCTTTTAACGGGAACGGTGACGATTATTGGTATTTCGGTTTATATTTTTTTGGCTTGGTTTTTTAAAATTGAAGAAGTTGTTGTTTTCTTTAACCTGGCGAAAAAAGTTACCAAAGTCAGACAGATTCTTATTGATACTTCTTCTGAAGTGATTAATGGCGGCAATAACGAAACCTAG
- a CDS encoding glycosyl hydrolase, which yields MRRLSSLILLLFLLLMLPLLVFLAQKTQKYLSRATGTPAKIIVDTQTNLGPLPEPWKALAQGGEEKEKMLTSTIPLVKALSPQYIRIDHIYDYYKVVTKNPKDKLVFDFSKLDQTVDDILATNAKPMLSLSYMPLAISAGEITDEPKNWLDWQEVVRKTVEHYSGKENKNLADVSYEVWNEPDLFGNWKTYGKKDYRLLYLYAAKGAAQAKETNSFKIGGPATTAFYKNWLDELIQYVYQNKLRFDFFSWHKYSQNPEDFRTDVDYLDSLLARHGGSYLLPKYLTEWGSDSENSPKHDTNFDAAHAVAVIRRLLDRTELIFSFEIKDGPPPKEQVFWGRWGMLTHESVGLKKKPKYLALELLTKMGGQRLNLTGEGSWVTGFAAKEEETIKIILTNYDQDENHNENIPVTFTNLNPGNYKFKQTNLDGTIFDSVEVVSEDQLTKNIFLPVNNVVLLELKP from the coding sequence ATGAGAAGGTTAAGTTCCTTAATCCTGCTTCTTTTTTTACTCCTCATGTTGCCTCTTTTGGTCTTTCTGGCGCAAAAAACCCAAAAATACCTTTCCCGAGCCACCGGGACACCCGCCAAGATTATCGTTGATACCCAAACCAATCTTGGCCCCCTACCCGAACCCTGGAAAGCTTTGGCTCAAGGCGGTGAAGAAAAAGAAAAAATGTTAACCTCTACCATTCCGTTAGTTAAAGCTCTTTCACCTCAATATATTCGCATTGACCATATCTATGATTATTACAAGGTGGTCACTAAAAACCCAAAAGACAAGTTGGTTTTTGATTTTTCCAAACTTGACCAAACCGTTGACGATATTTTAGCAACAAACGCCAAGCCCATGCTTTCTCTTTCTTATATGCCGCTTGCCATTTCGGCCGGAGAGATTACGGATGAACCAAAAAACTGGCTCGACTGGCAGGAAGTCGTCAGAAAAACCGTCGAGCATTATTCAGGGAAAGAAAATAAAAATTTGGCTGATGTTTCTTATGAAGTTTGGAACGAACCTGATCTTTTCGGCAACTGGAAAACTTACGGGAAAAAAGATTATCGGTTACTTTATCTTTATGCCGCCAAAGGTGCAGCCCAAGCCAAAGAAACTAATTCTTTTAAAATTGGCGGTCCCGCGACGACCGCTTTTTACAAAAATTGGCTTGATGAACTAATCCAATATGTTTATCAAAATAAGTTGCGCTTTGATTTTTTTTCCTGGCATAAATACTCCCAAAACCCGGAAGATTTCCGAACGGACGTTGATTATCTCGATTCTCTTTTGGCCCGCCATGGTGGTTCTTACCTTTTGCCGAAATATTTAACCGAATGGGGTTCTGACTCGGAAAATTCCCCTAAACATGATACTAATTTCGACGCCGCTCACGCTGTCGCTGTTATTCGCAGGCTTTTAGACAGAACGGAACTTATTTTCAGTTTTGAAATTAAAGACGGGCCGCCGCCAAAAGAACAAGTCTTCTGGGGCCGCTGGGGCATGTTAACCCACGAAAGTGTCGGTTTAAAGAAAAAACCAAAATATTTGGCTTTAGAGCTTTTAACAAAAATGGGTGGCCAGAGATTAAATCTTACGGGGGAAGGAAGTTGGGTTACCGGTTTTGCGGCCAAAGAAGAAGAGACGATCAAAATTATTTTAACCAATTATGATCAAGACGAAAATCATAACGAAAACATACCGGTGACTTTTACCAATCTTAACCCAGGAAACTACAAATTTAAACAAACAAATCTTGACGGGACAATTTTCGATTCTGTTGAAGTTGTCAGCGAGGACCAGTTAACGAAAAATATTTTCTTACCAGTTAATAACGTTGTTCTTTTAGAGTTAAAACCCTAG
- a CDS encoding Ig-like domain-containing protein, whose translation MNKKITIVIVLVLIFVLIPLTVYLVKKRQELRSRAAPATVLSVSPAVVTKKVGDTFQINVQVTTGDNQVVGTDLYLSFNSLVLEALTIVPGGFLDNPQELKKTINNQTGKIIYSLASFTAKQGTGNLASINFTAKDKGTSSFAFDSGTSIAGIGETEALQNTLPGSITITASGASPTPNPAPSPSPTPTPGATATPTPTPTGSARPGATPTIPPTATSSPTPGGQGGPANPTPTPTPSLLQISTTINYPTAGLTVTAAKPTFSGKTIPRAVVKITINSPLLTATVTADAAGNWSYTATASLPNGSHTVTIEAKDPTTSQTVTKSNSFTISTGQKAATSASEVVAGNSMPTIFLLVAGLFLFVLSLVPKIL comes from the coding sequence ATGAATAAAAAAATTACCATCGTTATCGTTTTGGTTTTGATTTTTGTCTTAATCCCATTAACGGTCTATCTTGTAAAAAAACGGCAAGAATTAAGATCAAGAGCCGCTCCGGCTACGGTCCTTTCTGTCTCGCCTGCGGTCGTAACGAAAAAAGTCGGTGATACTTTTCAGATAAATGTTCAAGTTACAACTGGCGATAACCAAGTCGTCGGAACTGATTTATATCTCTCTTTTAATAGCCTCGTCTTGGAAGCTTTAACTATTGTTCCCGGAGGATTTCTTGATAATCCTCAGGAGTTGAAAAAAACCATTAATAACCAAACCGGAAAAATAATTTATAGTCTTGCCTCATTTACCGCCAAACAGGGTACGGGCAATTTAGCCTCTATTAACTTCACGGCCAAAGACAAGGGAACAAGTTCTTTTGCCTTTGACTCGGGGACTTCCATCGCCGGAATTGGGGAAACAGAAGCTTTGCAAAACACTCTTCCTGGATCAATAACGATTACTGCTTCAGGAGCTTCTCCTACTCCCAACCCCGCCCCCTCACCCTCACCAACGCCTACGCCTGGCGCCACGGCTACCCCCACGCCAACGCCGACGGGAAGTGCTCGTCCAGGCGCCACACCGACAATACCACCGACGGCCACGTCTTCACCGACACCGGGCGGACAAGGAGGACCAGCAAATCCCACGCCAACACCAACCCCATCCCTTTTGCAAATCAGCACAACGATTAATTACCCAACTGCCGGATTAACCGTTACGGCTGCCAAACCGACCTTTTCTGGCAAAACAATCCCCAGAGCCGTCGTCAAGATTACGATTAATTCTCCCCTTTTAACCGCCACGGTCACTGCCGACGCTGCGGGGAACTGGTCTTACACAGCCACAGCTAGCCTCCCCAATGGTTCTCATACCGTCACTATCGAGGCTAAAGACCCAACGACTAGTCAAACCGTGACGAAATCCAACTCTTTCACAATTTCTACCGGACAAAAGGCGGCAACCTCGGCCAGTGAAGTTGTTGCCGGTAACTCGATGCCAACCATCTTTCTCTTAGTAGCGGGCTTGTTTTTGTTCGTCTTGAGTCTTGTCCCTAAGATTCTTTAA
- a CDS encoding cohesin domain-containing protein, protein MKEKLKLIFLFLFGVVLVLFAFSLSLNWKQWMFLPKKSEIERLVPKLPLSQKKTANAFLNFNPRELTVYQNQELKIEVLLESEAKIVGADLNFQFDPTILEIKEIKSGNFFSGPQEIKKIIETEKGRIFYSLASFSPRAGKGILAELIFTPKKPGSIEISLTKETQIAAVKIDEVKIDLPILGKYTILEINE, encoded by the coding sequence ATGAAGGAAAAGCTAAAATTAATTTTTCTTTTTCTTTTTGGAGTCGTTTTAGTTCTTTTTGCTTTTTCCTTAAGTCTTAACTGGAAACAATGGATGTTTTTACCAAAGAAGTCTGAAATTGAACGTCTTGTCCCCAAGTTACCTCTTTCTCAAAAAAAGACCGCCAACGCTTTTCTCAATTTTAATCCCCGTGAACTAACAGTTTATCAAAACCAAGAATTAAAAATTGAGGTTTTACTTGAAAGTGAAGCAAAAATTGTGGGGGCAGATCTTAATTTCCAGTTCGACCCAACAATTTTGGAAATTAAAGAGATTAAATCAGGTAATTTCTTCTCTGGTCCTCAAGAAATCAAAAAAATTATTGAGACCGAAAAAGGGAGAATTTTTTATAGCCTTGCTTCTTTCTCGCCTCGGGCCGGTAAAGGAATTTTGGCGGAGCTTATTTTTACCCCAAAAAAACCTGGCTCTATAGAAATTTCCCTAACGAAAGAAACGCAAATAGCGGCAGTAAAAATTGACGAGGTTAAAATTGACTTGCCCATCTTAGGCAAATACACTATATTGGAGATAAATGAATAA